Proteins from one Fischerella sp. PCC 9605 genomic window:
- a CDS encoding carotenoid oxygenase family protein: MSTIKEKLRKNAWAGAIAQPAQEFPATPLPVISGQIPPGLRGTLYRNGPARLERGGMHMGHWFDGDGAILAVHFTDTGATGVYRFVQTAGYKEEAAANQLLYGNYGMTAPGAIWNKWFKPVKNVANTSVLALPDKLLALWEGGKPYALDLQNLETWGEDDLGGLTDGLAYSAHYKRDPQTGEIFNFGIALGFSPTLYIYKSDTTGKIVQKAAHKLDGLPLVHDFVLAGQYLVFCIPPVRLNLLPALTGFSSFSDAMAWQPSKGTQILVIDRQTLNLVSRGETEPWFQWHFGNGYVDASGTVIVDIARYEDFQTNQYLKEVGFGETHTAAKSTLSRIHINPQTGEVTNIQQILDRHCEFPSVPPQNVGQAFRYTYMSSFRQGTDISRELLNAIACYDYQTETLTEADLGENRYASEPIYAPDAENPEKAWVITVVYDGNSHRSEVWVFDALRLNEEPVCKLELPSVIPPSFHGTWKPA; encoded by the coding sequence ATGTCTACAATTAAAGAAAAGTTAAGAAAAAACGCTTGGGCTGGTGCGATCGCCCAACCCGCCCAAGAATTTCCTGCTACTCCCCTACCTGTTATCTCTGGGCAAATACCCCCCGGTTTACGCGGCACACTTTACCGCAATGGCCCCGCACGCTTAGAACGCGGTGGTATGCATATGGGACACTGGTTTGATGGAGATGGTGCGATTCTGGCAGTTCATTTTACTGATACAGGGGCTACAGGCGTTTATCGCTTCGTGCAAACCGCTGGTTACAAAGAAGAAGCAGCAGCCAATCAACTGCTGTACGGTAACTATGGCATGACTGCACCGGGGGCAATTTGGAATAAATGGTTTAAACCAGTCAAGAATGTTGCTAACACCAGCGTACTAGCACTCCCAGATAAACTCTTAGCACTGTGGGAAGGCGGTAAACCCTATGCCCTCGATTTGCAAAATCTGGAAACTTGGGGCGAAGATGATTTAGGAGGATTAACTGACGGCTTAGCTTATTCCGCGCACTACAAACGCGATCCGCAGACAGGAGAGATTTTTAACTTTGGCATTGCTCTCGGTTTCAGTCCCACCTTGTATATTTACAAAAGCGATACCACTGGCAAAATAGTACAAAAAGCAGCACATAAACTTGATGGCTTACCACTAGTGCATGATTTTGTCTTGGCAGGACAATATCTAGTATTTTGCATTCCTCCAGTGCGGCTGAATTTGCTTCCGGCTTTGACTGGGTTTAGTTCTTTCAGCGATGCTATGGCATGGCAACCCAGCAAGGGAACGCAAATTTTAGTCATTGACCGCCAAACCTTGAATTTGGTCAGCCGTGGGGAAACAGAACCTTGGTTTCAGTGGCATTTTGGCAACGGTTACGTCGATGCTAGCGGTACGGTAATTGTAGATATTGCCCGCTATGAAGACTTTCAAACAAACCAGTACCTCAAGGAAGTAGGGTTTGGTGAAACTCACACTGCTGCTAAGAGTACGCTATCACGAATACATATAAATCCTCAAACTGGTGAAGTCACAAACATTCAGCAAATACTAGACCGCCATTGTGAGTTTCCCAGCGTACCACCTCAAAACGTGGGACAAGCTTTTAGATACACTTATATGTCGAGTTTCCGGCAAGGGACAGATATTAGTCGAGAATTATTAAATGCGATCGCCTGCTACGACTACCAAACCGAAACTCTCACCGAAGCAGACTTGGGCGAAAACCGCTATGCTTCTGAACCAATTTATGCCCCAGATGCTGAAAACCCAGAAAAAGCTTGGGTGATAACAGTTGTGTACGATGGTAATTCCCATCGCAGTGAAGTTTGGGTATTTGACGCGCTTAGGTTAAACGAAGAACCTGTGTGTAAACTCGAATTACCTAGCGTGATTCCTCCTAGTTTCCACGGCACTTGGAAACCTGCTTGA
- a CDS encoding M48 family metallopeptidase — protein sequence MKRRWKSLFLAFSWVMLALGTSIAIILTQPIAPTTAQEPAVAIETDKKPSSQPTETTKPESAAEPPPTPEEIARQQKLMEADKLYLAGDYAAAQKIYREVKKPFAKVSELPQIKPAIADPAQLSPGGKVYWREAQAGIISKLQTRTLVPLDLLVEQYPEFIPGHIKYAEILQKYGDNKKALNVLERAATLYPNQADLIKAKVTALADTKKWMEASLAARQFAILNPNDPQATEFNKLAEENLKRYKSHIRSEVRGNTIANIITGALGYALTGSLVGPFSALDSTLMLLQGEKAVGESVAKQAKKQLKLVEDPQVVAYVNEIGQKLAKVGGRGEFKYEFFVIPEESLNAFALPGGKIFVHAGAIAKTNSEAELAGLLAHELSHVLLSHGFQLVTQGNLIGNLTQYLPLGGTLGQLFTFSYSRDMERQADNLGTRLIVANGYAADGLYNLMMTLEKQQKYSPPAWLSSHPGSDERVEYLEELITRSNYNRYAYEGVTRHAEIQAKAKQILKEEKERKEKNTRDR from the coding sequence ATGAAGCGACGCTGGAAGTCACTATTCCTTGCCTTTAGTTGGGTAATGTTGGCATTAGGGACATCTATTGCGATTATCCTAACGCAGCCGATCGCACCCACTACTGCACAGGAACCCGCAGTTGCGATCGAAACTGATAAAAAACCCTCTTCACAACCAACTGAAACTACCAAGCCAGAGTCAGCAGCAGAACCCCCACCAACCCCTGAAGAAATCGCCCGTCAGCAAAAATTAATGGAAGCTGACAAGCTTTACTTGGCAGGAGATTACGCAGCTGCACAGAAAATATATCGCGAAGTCAAAAAACCATTTGCAAAAGTATCTGAGTTACCACAAATCAAACCTGCGATCGCAGATCCAGCCCAACTATCCCCAGGTGGTAAAGTATACTGGCGAGAGGCACAAGCAGGTATCATTAGTAAGCTCCAAACTAGAACTTTAGTTCCATTAGATCTGTTGGTTGAACAGTATCCAGAATTTATTCCTGGTCATATTAAATATGCTGAGATTCTGCAAAAATACGGTGATAATAAAAAAGCATTGAATGTTTTAGAGCGTGCTGCTACGCTTTATCCCAATCAGGCAGATTTAATCAAAGCAAAAGTTACAGCATTAGCAGACACTAAAAAATGGATGGAAGCATCCCTCGCCGCGCGGCAATTTGCGATTCTCAATCCTAACGATCCGCAAGCGACTGAGTTTAATAAACTGGCAGAAGAAAATCTCAAACGTTATAAATCTCATATCCGATCGGAAGTCAGAGGCAATACGATCGCTAATATTATCACTGGTGCTTTAGGATACGCGCTTACTGGTAGTCTTGTTGGCCCTTTTTCTGCCCTAGATTCCACCTTGATGCTGCTACAGGGTGAAAAAGCTGTGGGTGAGTCGGTAGCAAAACAGGCCAAAAAGCAACTGAAATTAGTTGAAGATCCGCAGGTTGTCGCATATGTCAATGAAATTGGACAGAAATTGGCGAAAGTCGGCGGAAGGGGTGAGTTTAAATACGAGTTTTTTGTGATTCCGGAAGAAAGCCTCAATGCCTTTGCGCTACCAGGGGGCAAAATCTTTGTCCATGCAGGGGCGATCGCTAAAACTAACTCCGAAGCAGAATTAGCTGGATTACTTGCTCATGAATTATCCCACGTATTGCTCTCCCACGGCTTTCAACTAGTTACGCAAGGGAACCTCATTGGTAATCTCACTCAGTATCTTCCCTTAGGTGGTACCCTCGGTCAATTATTTACATTTAGCTACAGCCGCGACATGGAACGTCAAGCAGATAATCTTGGTACACGCCTGATCGTGGCTAATGGTTACGCTGCCGATGGTTTGTATAACTTGATGATGACACTGGAAAAACAACAGAAATACTCTCCTCCCGCTTGGTTATCGTCTCACCCAGGTAGCGATGAACGAGTGGAATATCTGGAAGAATTAATTACGCGCAGCAATTACAATCGCTACGCCTATGAGGGAGTAACACGACACGCAGAAATACAAGCCAAGGCAAAACAGATTCTCAAAGAGGAAAAAGAACGGAAAGAAAAAAATACACGCGATCGCTGA
- a CDS encoding COP23 domain-containing protein codes for MSSRTLKFLLLSSLGLSLFVGNSAVLAQNRSGDVVVPTVPDNGTSSTTRSTTRTSTTTNGRTTSTNNSSTTVTSATRFVCENYDGQYTVMYQPESQPGRYFPWATPKRLGGGWDEYKRCATIAQRLETYRPDGLIELRTATENGYNTLCVTSEANPSCRIVLTVPPGYDPYNVRNSVFQNLIAADSGEQTIGVNTYTSSNNGSGIEQIYNMGRTILGGSNSNNRTTSTSKNPINLKPFLDAKDGGTGSELKKGVAISPKSQPQSKPESATRLNPNKFR; via the coding sequence ATGTCATCACGAACCCTAAAATTTCTTTTATTGAGCAGTCTCGGTTTATCCTTATTTGTGGGTAATTCCGCAGTTTTGGCACAAAATAGATCTGGTGATGTTGTCGTACCAACAGTACCAGATAACGGCACATCAAGCACAACCAGAAGCACAACCAGAACATCAACAACCACAAACGGTAGAACAACAAGCACAAACAATTCCTCAACAACAGTTACCAGTGCAACGCGGTTTGTTTGTGAGAATTACGACGGACAGTACACCGTGATGTACCAACCAGAAAGTCAACCAGGGCGGTACTTTCCTTGGGCAACTCCTAAGAGATTGGGTGGTGGTTGGGATGAATACAAACGCTGTGCAACAATTGCCCAGCGCTTGGAAACTTATCGTCCAGACGGCTTAATCGAACTCCGCACAGCCACAGAGAATGGATACAACACTCTCTGCGTGACTAGCGAGGCGAACCCGTCCTGTCGAATTGTACTGACAGTACCTCCTGGATACGACCCTTATAATGTACGCAATAGCGTTTTTCAAAATCTCATCGCCGCTGATAGTGGAGAGCAAACCATAGGCGTCAACACTTATACCAGTAGTAATAATGGTAGCGGAATCGAGCAGATATACAACATGGGTAGAACAATTTTGGGTGGTAGCAATAGCAATAATCGTACCACCAGCACATCTAAGAACCCAATCAACCTCAAACCTTTCCTAGATGCTAAAGATGGTGGCACTGGCAGCGAATTGAAGAAAGGCGTGGCAATTAGTCCTAAGTCTCAACCCCAGTCTAAGCCTGAATCTGCTACTCGTTTAAATCCCAATAAATTTCGCTAA
- a CDS encoding alkaline phosphatase produces the protein MLKKFNTKVIVIAVTVLVAILACTSQNPGNTNSRQGNVIFIHPDGTSASHWGAARMLYLGPDGRLNWDKMSNLAVYLGHMKNQLTATSNAGAVTHATGVKVNADSFGLDESFQPVVAFSGQSKTIMEEAIAARKGTAIINSGMIHEPGTGAFVAKAGNRRQFAEITKQIVLSGVDVIMGGGEMWYLPKGTAGRHATAEQSQRQDGINLIEEAKSKGYTVVYTRDELLKLPANTKKVLGIFAADDTYNDAPEEELKKQNLPLYVPTAPTVAEMLEATLKIVSQNSNGFFIVLEEEGSDNFCNFNHAAGCIEAVKHADDAVGVAMKFIEKNPNILMVTAADSDAGGLEVVGVTEADFPLDKPLPEKGENGAPWDGKEGTATLPFVSAPDRQGKRFPFAIAWAGLGDFTGSIVSKAHGLNAVLLPNTVDNTDIYQLIYRTLFGKEVPQK, from the coding sequence ATGCTCAAGAAATTTAATACTAAAGTTATTGTTATCGCGGTTACTGTCCTAGTAGCTATACTAGCCTGTACCTCACAAAACCCGGGTAACACCAACTCACGCCAAGGTAATGTCATATTTATTCATCCCGATGGTACAAGTGCATCCCACTGGGGTGCGGCGCGGATGCTCTACCTTGGCCCCGATGGTAGACTCAACTGGGATAAGATGTCGAACCTTGCTGTTTACTTGGGACATATGAAAAACCAACTCACCGCCACTTCTAACGCTGGTGCGGTGACTCATGCTACGGGAGTGAAGGTGAATGCAGATTCCTTTGGTTTGGATGAATCTTTTCAACCAGTGGTGGCATTTTCTGGTCAATCAAAGACGATTATGGAAGAAGCGATCGCGGCTCGTAAAGGAACGGCTATCATCAATTCTGGCATGATTCATGAACCGGGAACGGGGGCATTTGTAGCCAAAGCAGGAAATCGCCGCCAATTTGCAGAAATCACCAAGCAAATTGTTCTGTCTGGGGTGGATGTAATTATGGGGGGTGGAGAGATGTGGTATCTTCCGAAAGGGACAGCAGGAAGACACGCCACCGCCGAACAAAGTCAACGCCAAGATGGTATAAATCTGATAGAAGAAGCTAAAAGTAAAGGTTACACCGTAGTTTATACTCGTGATGAACTCCTGAAGTTGCCAGCAAATACTAAGAAAGTGCTGGGCATTTTTGCTGCTGATGACACTTATAACGACGCACCGGAAGAGGAATTGAAAAAGCAGAATTTGCCCTTGTACGTTCCCACTGCACCAACAGTTGCCGAGATGCTAGAAGCAACGTTAAAAATTGTCTCGCAGAATTCAAATGGTTTCTTTATCGTTTTGGAAGAAGAAGGTAGCGATAACTTCTGCAATTTTAATCATGCTGCTGGTTGTATTGAAGCAGTTAAACACGCAGACGATGCTGTGGGTGTGGCGATGAAATTTATTGAGAAAAACCCAAATATTCTAATGGTGACAGCCGCAGATAGCGATGCGGGAGGGTTGGAAGTAGTGGGAGTGACAGAGGCAGATTTTCCGTTAGATAAACCTTTGCCGGAAAAAGGTGAGAATGGCGCACCTTGGGATGGTAAGGAAGGAACTGCAACTTTGCCCTTTGTTTCCGCGCCAGATCGACAAGGTAAACGCTTTCCTTTTGCGATCGCCTGGGCTGGTTTAGGTGATTTTACTGGGTCTATTGTTTCTAAAGCACATGGCTTAAATGCAGTTTTGCTACCTAATACTGTGGATAATACTGATATTTATCAATTAATCTACCGCACGCTCTTTGGCAAAGAAGTGCCACAAAAATAA
- the larE gene encoding ATP-dependent sacrificial sulfur transferase LarE, which yields MMLTEKLEQLKAIFAEMEQALIAYSGGVDSTLVAKIAYDVLGDRALAVTAVSPSLLPEELEDASLQAATIGIPHKIIETHEMENPNYTSNPVNRCYFCKSELHDTLKPLAVEMGYPYVVDGVNADDLHDYRPGIQAAKERGARSPLAEVGITKAEVRQLSQQLGLSWWNKPAQPCLSSRFPYGEEITVAKLQRVGRAEIYLRKLGWQNLRVRSEGDTARIELPPEQIQNFVLNTDINSVVSTFQEFGFIYVTLDLEGYRSGKLNRVLNQKTLITN from the coding sequence ATGATGCTGACAGAGAAACTTGAGCAACTAAAAGCCATATTTGCAGAAATGGAGCAGGCATTGATTGCTTACTCCGGTGGTGTTGATAGTACTTTAGTTGCTAAAATTGCCTATGATGTTTTGGGCGATCGCGCTTTAGCGGTGACAGCTGTTTCACCGAGTCTGTTACCAGAAGAATTAGAAGATGCCTCCCTGCAAGCAGCAACGATTGGGATTCCCCATAAAATCATCGAAACACATGAGATGGAAAATCCCAATTACACCTCCAACCCTGTCAACCGCTGTTATTTCTGTAAAAGTGAATTGCACGATACCCTCAAACCCTTAGCTGTAGAGATGGGTTATCCCTACGTAGTAGACGGAGTCAATGCTGATGATTTGCACGATTATCGCCCAGGAATTCAGGCGGCAAAAGAAAGAGGTGCGCGATCGCCATTAGCAGAAGTTGGTATCACTAAAGCAGAAGTCCGTCAACTGTCTCAACAACTCGGTTTATCTTGGTGGAATAAACCCGCCCAACCTTGTCTCAGTTCCCGTTTTCCCTACGGTGAAGAAATTACAGTTGCCAAGTTGCAGCGCGTAGGTAGAGCAGAAATTTACCTACGTAAATTGGGTTGGCAGAATTTGCGCGTACGTTCGGAAGGTGACACAGCCCGAATTGAATTGCCACCAGAACAAATTCAAAATTTTGTATTGAATACTGACATAAACTCAGTAGTTTCCACATTTCAAGAATTTGGTTTTATCTACGTAACCCTCGATTTAGAAGGATATCGTAGCGGCAAATTGAATCGGGTATTAAATCAAAAAACCTTAATTACCAATTAA
- the ileS gene encoding isoleucine--tRNA ligase encodes MFREVQQAVRFPDLEREIIDFWKKRHIFHKSVDKQAPKGNFVFYEGPPTANGKPGVHHVISRAYKDLFPRYKTMQGYRVQRKGGWDTHGLPVELGVEKKLGFTKKSDIEAFGIAKFNELCKRSVFEYIQDWNALTERIGYWLDLENAYITYSNSYIESCWWLMKSLWERGLLFEDYRTTWHCPRNNTSLSDHEVAQGYRENVEDPSVYPKFPAHLTQLIERDILESRERPVYILAWTTTPWTLAANVALAVRSDATYGLFEASASDRERDRKDLYILACDRANDVFGEGNYRTLKTFTGEALVDLGYDPILQGRVPEGEDLSRGFRVVIDEQVTISDGTGVLHIATAYGDLELGRKHNLPMLFSVDLLGKVYPEVKPVDAPESSYTGVFFKDADEQIARDLQELGLLYRKTTIRHTYPFNYRDGTPLINYAKKSWYIRTTAVKDKLIENNNKIAWHPEYIRDGRFGNWLLNNIDWALSRERYWGAPLPIWVSEDESESLCIGSLRELEALAGRDLSELDLHRPYIDEITFEKNGKCFKRVPYTIDVWFESGAMPYAQWHYPFENQNMLAESFPADYICEAIDQTRGWFYSLHALATLLTDTGSLDRESGALSQIKQDSPAFKNAIVLEHIVDEKGEKMSKSKGNVVDPWTVLNAQGADALRWYLYSSSPPDSTKRFSQALVEDTLRDFLMTLWNTYSFLVLYANLDKPDLTREIAVTERPAIDRWLVSKTNALVRDVTDKLDAYDPTTASRTIRDFVVNDLSNWYVRRNRRRFWKSTSDRDKLSAYKTLYDSLVTVAKLMAPMATFISEHIYQNLVLSIFPNEPESVHLASWPQWDAALIDESAMRDMSTLMRIVELGRATRAMAGVKTRQPLPEMLVRVQSEAELLGLKCLEDQLKEELNVRSVTYLDVTADFVDYTVKPNLPLLGKRLGKKLPKLRKALATLDTREIVDNIRDGKETAIELDGELYHFEPEAFLIEAQSPKNYVALEEYGYLVALNTQLTKELIQEGLVRDAIRLLQNARKQAGLEVSERIELGVKTSGDLLESLNVHLELVKNEVLAVEIYFEELENAYYHQQIDVNGTPLIISLKTIEII; translated from the coding sequence ATGTTTAGAGAAGTTCAACAAGCGGTTCGCTTTCCAGACTTAGAGCGAGAAATCATCGACTTTTGGAAAAAGCGCCATATTTTCCATAAGTCAGTAGACAAACAGGCTCCCAAAGGAAATTTTGTCTTCTATGAAGGCCCGCCAACTGCCAATGGCAAGCCGGGTGTGCATCATGTCATCTCCCGTGCTTACAAGGATCTGTTTCCCCGCTATAAAACCATGCAAGGGTACCGAGTCCAACGCAAAGGCGGATGGGATACGCATGGATTGCCCGTCGAGCTTGGTGTTGAAAAGAAGTTAGGCTTTACCAAAAAGTCTGACATTGAAGCTTTTGGTATCGCTAAATTCAATGAACTCTGCAAGCGATCGGTCTTTGAATACATCCAGGATTGGAATGCTCTAACTGAACGCATTGGCTACTGGCTCGACTTAGAAAATGCTTACATCACCTACTCCAACAGCTACATTGAATCCTGTTGGTGGTTGATGAAATCGCTGTGGGAACGCGGTCTTCTGTTTGAAGATTATCGCACCACCTGGCACTGTCCCCGCAACAATACCAGTCTCTCAGACCATGAAGTGGCGCAAGGGTATCGCGAGAATGTGGAAGATCCCTCCGTATACCCCAAATTCCCAGCCCACCTTACCCAACTGATAGAGCGCGACATTCTTGAATCTAGAGAACGTCCCGTATATATCTTGGCTTGGACTACGACACCGTGGACGCTCGCCGCGAATGTCGCCCTAGCGGTGAGAAGCGATGCAACCTATGGTCTATTTGAGGCTTCGGCTAGCGATCGCGAGCGGGATCGAAAAGACCTCTACATCCTAGCTTGCGATCGCGCTAACGATGTGTTCGGTGAAGGCAATTACCGGACACTGAAGACCTTTACTGGTGAAGCGTTGGTTGACCTAGGCTACGATCCCATCTTGCAAGGTCGCGTTCCAGAGGGGGAAGACCTTTCTAGGGGCTTCCGTGTGGTTATCGACGAGCAAGTCACCATTAGCGACGGGACAGGGGTTTTGCATATTGCGACCGCATATGGAGACCTTGAGCTAGGACGCAAGCACAACCTGCCAATGCTTTTCTCTGTTGATTTGTTGGGTAAGGTATATCCCGAAGTGAAGCCAGTCGATGCGCCTGAAAGTTCTTATACCGGAGTATTCTTTAAGGATGCCGATGAGCAAATTGCTCGGGATTTGCAAGAGTTGGGTTTGCTCTACCGAAAAACAACTATCCGACATACCTATCCCTTCAACTACCGCGATGGAACGCCGCTGATTAACTACGCCAAAAAAAGCTGGTACATCCGCACGACAGCAGTCAAAGACAAGCTGATTGAAAACAATAACAAAATCGCTTGGCATCCAGAATACATCCGGGATGGTCGATTCGGTAATTGGCTGTTGAACAACATTGATTGGGCACTCTCACGCGAACGGTATTGGGGCGCACCGTTACCCATCTGGGTTAGTGAAGATGAAAGCGAGTCTCTCTGTATTGGCAGTCTCAGAGAGTTAGAAGCGCTGGCGGGACGCGATCTGTCTGAGTTAGATTTGCATCGTCCTTACATCGACGAAATTACCTTTGAGAAGAACGGCAAGTGCTTCAAACGTGTTCCCTATACCATAGATGTCTGGTTTGAGTCAGGCGCAATGCCCTACGCACAGTGGCACTATCCCTTTGAGAATCAAAACATGCTGGCTGAAAGTTTCCCAGCAGACTATATTTGCGAGGCAATTGACCAGACGCGCGGTTGGTTTTACAGTCTGCACGCTTTGGCAACCCTACTCACAGATACTGGCAGTCTAGATCGAGAATCGGGTGCTTTGTCTCAGATCAAACAGGATTCTCCAGCCTTCAAAAACGCGATCGTACTCGAACACATTGTTGATGAAAAGGGCGAGAAGATGTCCAAGTCAAAGGGCAATGTAGTTGATCCTTGGACTGTATTAAATGCTCAAGGAGCAGACGCCCTACGCTGGTATCTCTATAGTTCTAGCCCTCCCGACAGTACCAAGCGCTTTTCGCAAGCATTGGTTGAAGACACCTTGCGCGACTTCTTGATGACACTTTGGAACACCTACAGTTTCCTAGTCCTCTACGCAAATCTTGACAAACCCGATTTGACTCGGGAAATTGCGGTGACAGAACGTCCTGCCATAGATCGCTGGTTAGTATCCAAAACCAATGCACTTGTGCGGGATGTCACAGACAAACTCGATGCCTACGATCCCACAACTGCTAGTCGAACGATCCGCGATTTTGTGGTGAACGACCTCTCAAACTGGTATGTGCGCCGCAATCGCCGCCGATTTTGGAAATCTACTAGCGATCGCGACAAACTCTCAGCATACAAGACCCTTTATGACTCCTTAGTGACAGTCGCTAAGCTAATGGCTCCAATGGCAACCTTTATCAGCGAACACATCTATCAAAACTTAGTGCTGAGTATCTTTCCGAACGAGCCAGAGTCAGTGCATTTAGCAAGCTGGCCTCAATGGGATGCTGCCTTGATTGACGAATCAGCAATGCGTGACATGAGTACGCTGATGCGAATTGTCGAGTTGGGACGTGCTACCCGCGCGATGGCTGGAGTGAAAACACGTCAACCCCTTCCGGAAATGTTAGTGCGGGTTCAGAGTGAGGCAGAACTTTTAGGATTGAAGTGCTTAGAAGACCAACTTAAAGAGGAACTCAACGTTAGATCGGTAACTTACCTAGATGTGACAGCAGATTTTGTAGATTACACCGTCAAACCCAATTTACCACTTCTGGGTAAGCGCCTTGGTAAAAAGTTACCCAAGTTGAGGAAAGCACTTGCAACCCTTGACACTCGTGAAATTGTCGATAACATCCGTGACGGGAAAGAAACTGCGATCGAACTGGATGGAGAACTCTATCACTTTGAACCGGAAGCATTTCTCATTGAAGCTCAAAGTCCAAAGAACTATGTAGCACTCGAAGAATACGGCTATTTAGTGGCGCTAAACACTCAACTCACAAAAGAATTGATTCAAGAAGGACTCGTTCGAGACGCCATCCGCCTACTACAAAATGCGCGGAAGCAGGCAGGTTTGGAAGTTTCCGAACGGATTGAATTGGGAGTGAAGACATCAGGAGATCTGTTAGAGTCCCTGAATGTACATCTCGAATTAGTGAAGAACGAAGTACTCGCTGTTGAGATTTACTTTGAAGAACTTGAGAACGCTTACTATCATCAGCAAATAGATGTCAATGGTACACCATTAATCATCAGCCTCAAGACTATAGAAATTATCTGA